A genomic region of Trifolium pratense cultivar HEN17-A07 linkage group LG3, ARS_RC_1.1, whole genome shotgun sequence contains the following coding sequences:
- the LOC123914345 gene encoding zinc finger CCCH domain-containing protein 17 has translation MVAQQPQLQIQTQQPTPSPQDEALKRNTDCVYFLASPLTCKKGNECEYRHSEYARVNPRDCYYWLNGNCLNPKCSFRHPPLDGLLGTPTATTPAGTSVPAPQIAATSAAHAPYNSSKQAVPCIFFQKGYCLKGDRCAFQHGPIPNNGSKLATQGSLTNQGAENPSFKKPFGSIEKHTQERKTSQGNVATFGGAEAKPVQKFETAPQKNIFKLEKRVAPPPAGFDSDASRFKTPSSPPPANGPNVSRSNRVHQPRVPDDHSFHSGKDSDEFLRESSPGFDVLVADELRNSDYYHGEDEFGKARGQDERGLDSLNEFDVGHSSDYSLAADIDRERFRGPQGYDSYDHLQEPYGWDPRKASAHIERRTHHRSGSPPDSVEVSDLRHRLSKRRKGNGLKSVVAHDYALESHGEERSHRFPRKDSHRLPSNERPVNNRFRGRITLPPNGGDGHLERDLDRGRDIERGRDSDRGRISSRLSSGRLRTPPEGRFHDRMRGRLSDDEKGERGNFRGRSMGDRSGFSAPKSLAELKYGRSTDNNEQQSLGKRKSFRDHQQYEDDVPFEGPKPLSEILKEKKGVGAGEASSQSQKSAFNNNEGITENGALPETETKEDESKIQAADGVENTDATHGQSSEDGMIYDEAAEDQEYEGDDQREEGDYEYEQGDEEYDYEQVEEGENQEQEYMEDEDGDDFAKKIGVVLS, from the exons ATGGTTGCCCAACAGCCGCAACTTCAGATTCAGACTCAGCAACCTACACCTTCTCCTCAAGATGAAGCTTTGAAGAGGAACACCGATTGTGTTTACTTTCTTGCTTCTCCTTTGACATGCAAAAAG GGAAATGAATGTGAGTACCGCCATAGTGAGTATGCTCGAGTCAATCCTAGAGATTGCTACTATTGGTTGAATGGTAACTGCTTGAATCCCAAATGTTCATTTCGTCATCCG CCTCTTGACGGGTTGTTAGGAACACCAACAGCAACCACTCCTGCTGGAACATCGGTACCCGCGCCACAGATTGCAGCGACATCTGCAGCGCATGCACCTTACAATTCTAGTAAACAAGCCGTCCCTTGCATTTTCTTCCAAAAGGGGTATTGCTTAAAAGGTGACAGATGTGCCTTCCAGCACGGACCGATTCCTAACAATGGCAGTAAATTAGCTACACAGGGCTCACTGACCAACCAAGGAGCTGAGAATCCAAGTTTTAAGAAACCTTTTGGCAGTATTGAAAAACATACGCAGGAAAGGAAAACTTCACAAGGAAACGTTGCAACTTTTGGAGGTGCTGAAGCTAAACCTGTCCAAAAATTTGAAACTGCTCCgcagaaaaatatatttaaattggAGAAGCGTGTGGCACCGCCACCTGCAGGGTTTGATAGTGATGCTTCGAGATTTAAGACACCTAGTTCTCCACCGCCGGCCAACGGGCCAAATGTATCCCGGTCTAATCGTGTGCATCAACCTCGTGTGCCGGATGATCACAGTTTCCATAGTGGTAAGGACAGCGACGAGTTTCTCAGAGAATCGTCTCCTGGGTTTGATGTTCTTGTAGCTGATGAGCTTAGGAATTCTGATTACTATCATGGGGAAGATGAATTTGGCAAAGCAAGAGGTCAAGATGAAAGAGGCCTAGACTCTCTGAATGAATTCGATGTAGGGCATTCTTCTGATTATAGTTTAGCCGCTGATATTGATCGAGAAAGATTTCGTGGGCCTCAAGGTTATGACTCGTATGATCACTTGCAAGAGCCATATGGTTGGGATCCTAGAAAGGCATCAGCCCATATAGAAAGAAGAACTCATCACAGATCTGGCAGTCCTCCTGACAGTGTTGAGGTGTCAGATCTTCGACACCGTTTATCCAAGCGCAGGAAGGGCAATGGTCTAAAATCTGTCGTTGCTCATGATTATGCCCTTGAGAGCCATGGTGAGGAGCGAAGTCATCGATTCCCTCGGAAGGATTCACACCGGTTACCTTCGAATGAGAGACCTGTCAATAATCGTTTCCGAGGGAGAATAACACTTCCACCAAATGGTGGGGACGGTCACCTAGAGAGGGACTTAGACAGAGGAAGGGACATAGAGAGAGGAAGAGACTCAGACAGAGGAAGAATCAGTAGCAGGCTATCATCTGGAAGGCTGCGAACCCCTCCCGAGGGAAGGTTCCACGATAGAATGAGAGGAAGGTTGTCAGATGATGAGAAGGGAGAGAGGGGAAACTTCAGAGGCCGATCGATGGGGGACCGAAGTGGGTTCTCTGCGCCTAAAAGTCTTGCTGAACTTAAATATGGGAGGAGCACTGATAATAATGAGCAACAATCATTAGGAAAGAGAAAAAGCTTCAGGGATCACCAGCAATATGAAGATGATGTACCATTTGAAGGTCCAAAACCTCTTAGTGAAATTCTGAAGGAAAAGAAAGGGGTCGGAGCTGGCGAAGCCTCCTCCCAGAGTCAAAAATCAGCCTTCAATAACAATGAAGGAATTACCGAAAACGGAGCATTGCCCGAAACCGAAACCAAGGAAGACGAATCCAAGATTCAGGCTGCTGACGGAGTTGAAAATACTGATGCAACTCACGGTCAATCATCCGAAGATGGAATGATATACGACGAAGCTGCCGAAGATCAGGAGTATGAAGGTGATGATCAAAGAGAGGAGGGAGACTATGAATATGAGCAAGGTGATGAGGAGTACGACTACGAACAAGTCGAGGAAGGCGAAAATCAAGAGCAAGAATATATGGAAGATGAAGATGGGGATGACTTTGCCAAGAAGATTGGTGTTGTTCTTTCATAA